Proteins co-encoded in one Pseudorhizobium banfieldiae genomic window:
- a CDS encoding lytic transglycosylase domain-containing protein encodes MAINRFLSRTALATLAVTAALAGCSSVEPSPGKTVRVGIPSPDDGTPAPTLDTAQATSEVAAASEGAAMPDAPLAKTGRIHIAVPDSPSVASIQTAAMASPEMAPQVAYAAINPVAATTAAAALQTVALPAGQAVGASTANLLAPPASAEPLAAATPEVSNQALAADEDDLTPDMQALQAATPIPRPDITATAYAAQPSQPAALATLQAVDTRTQFPPAPGEPLPGTASASPPEISALIKRYAGIYGVPESLIHRVVHRESRYNPKAYHKNGYWGLMQIKYATAKSMGYSGPPEGLLDAETNIKYATKYLRGAWLVADNSNDNAIRLYARGYYYDAKRKGMLHVLQQ; translated from the coding sequence ATGGCGATCAACCGATTTCTGAGCCGCACGGCACTGGCCACCCTTGCCGTAACGGCGGCGCTTGCAGGCTGTTCCAGCGTCGAACCTTCGCCCGGCAAGACGGTGCGAGTGGGCATACCCTCCCCCGACGATGGGACCCCGGCTCCGACACTTGATACCGCGCAGGCGACGAGCGAAGTCGCAGCCGCCTCCGAGGGGGCGGCCATGCCCGACGCACCTCTGGCCAAGACCGGACGCATTCATATAGCCGTACCCGACAGCCCTTCCGTCGCCTCGATCCAGACCGCAGCAATGGCCTCGCCGGAGATGGCTCCCCAGGTTGCCTATGCCGCCATCAATCCGGTCGCCGCAACGACAGCTGCCGCAGCCCTGCAGACGGTAGCGCTTCCGGCCGGTCAGGCTGTCGGCGCTTCAACGGCGAACCTGCTTGCGCCACCCGCTTCCGCCGAGCCGTTGGCCGCCGCGACGCCCGAGGTTAGCAACCAGGCCTTGGCGGCGGATGAAGACGATCTGACGCCGGACATGCAGGCGCTGCAGGCGGCGACCCCGATCCCGCGGCCGGACATCACCGCGACTGCCTATGCCGCGCAGCCCTCTCAGCCGGCTGCTCTTGCAACGCTGCAGGCCGTTGACACCCGCACGCAGTTCCCGCCCGCACCCGGCGAACCTCTGCCCGGCACGGCCTCCGCGAGCCCGCCGGAGATTTCTGCGCTCATCAAGCGCTATGCCGGAATCTATGGGGTTCCCGAATCCCTCATCCATCGCGTCGTGCACCGGGAGAGCCGCTACAACCCCAAGGCCTACCACAAGAACGGCTACTGGGGTCTCATGCAGATCAAGTACGCGACGGCAAAGTCCATGGGCTATTCCGGTCCGCCGGAAGGCCTGCTCGACGCCGAGACGAACATCAAGTACGCGACAAAGTACCTGCGCGGCGCCTGGCTCGTGGCCGACAACAGCAACGACAATGCGATCCGCCTATACGCGCGTGGCTACTACTACGACGCCAAGCGCAAGGGCATGCTGCACGTCCTGCAGCAGTAG
- a CDS encoding serine hydrolase domain-containing protein yields the protein MRRLRQVGKIVGVLAVLVVAGVALWLYLAPPALLRVGAGYSAKIVCSNLFIAGRDAEDVLAVDVQAPGHPLLRLMEVDGTERRVRALLLGLFAANEAVYRDGLGCAVAPEGEVSDLSLLNPAAALSDAPTPWPAGEQVELDPAIARLLSDSALTGPGMRAVVVVRNGKVAGEVYGQGFSPETPLLGWSMTKTVNAAIVGTLIWQGRLSLSDRALLPQWRGDERGEITLAQLLAMEDGLASNENYGAVTDVTRMLYLEPDMAAFAADAPLVAEPGTRFNYSSGSAVLISRIWMDRAGTPSVALAYPREALFDPLGMESAVMEADAAGTFVGSSYMYATARDWARFALFLLQDGVWRGERLLPEGFVEQMSVPNATSEGRYSRMQTWLAGRDAAGLPGDTFFLQGHDGQTIAVMPSRNIAVVRLGLTPRRDGYDVLRLVREVVRLGE from the coding sequence ATGCGACGTCTGCGTCAGGTGGGGAAGATTGTCGGCGTGTTGGCTGTCCTTGTGGTGGCGGGCGTTGCGCTCTGGCTCTACCTCGCACCACCGGCCTTGCTTCGTGTGGGAGCCGGATATTCGGCGAAGATCGTCTGCTCGAACCTGTTCATTGCCGGGCGCGACGCCGAAGATGTGCTTGCCGTCGACGTCCAGGCCCCTGGGCATCCGCTGCTGCGGCTGATGGAGGTGGATGGGACGGAGCGGCGGGTGAGGGCGTTGCTGCTCGGGCTGTTTGCCGCCAACGAGGCGGTCTACCGCGACGGGCTCGGATGCGCTGTGGCGCCGGAAGGCGAGGTTTCGGACCTTTCCCTGCTGAACCCGGCGGCTGCGCTATCGGATGCACCAACTCCCTGGCCCGCCGGAGAACAAGTTGAGCTGGATCCGGCGATTGCGAGGCTTCTCTCTGACAGTGCTTTAACTGGCCCAGGCATGCGGGCCGTCGTCGTGGTCAGGAACGGCAAAGTCGCGGGAGAAGTCTATGGGCAGGGCTTCTCGCCTGAGACGCCGCTGCTCGGCTGGTCGATGACGAAGACGGTCAATGCGGCCATCGTCGGCACGCTGATCTGGCAAGGACGCCTTTCGCTGTCCGATAGGGCGCTCCTTCCGCAGTGGCGCGGCGACGAACGGGGCGAGATCACACTCGCGCAGTTGCTGGCCATGGAGGATGGTCTGGCCTCCAACGAGAACTATGGCGCTGTCACCGACGTGACGCGCATGCTGTACCTGGAGCCGGACATGGCAGCCTTCGCCGCCGATGCGCCGCTGGTGGCCGAGCCGGGCACGCGCTTCAACTATTCCTCCGGGAGCGCAGTGCTGATCTCGCGCATCTGGATGGACCGTGCCGGAACGCCATCCGTGGCGCTGGCCTATCCGCGCGAAGCGCTCTTCGATCCATTGGGCATGGAGAGCGCGGTCATGGAAGCGGATGCTGCGGGAACCTTCGTCGGCAGTTCCTACATGTATGCGACGGCGAGGGACTGGGCGCGCTTTGCGCTCTTCCTGCTTCAGGATGGCGTCTGGCGTGGCGAGCGCCTGCTTCCGGAGGGGTTCGTTGAACAGATGTCGGTGCCCAACGCCACTTCGGAAGGTCGCTACTCGAGGATGCAGACCTGGCTGGCTGGAAGAGATGCGGCGGGACTTCCTGGCGACACATTCTTCCTGCAGGGACATGACGGCCAGACAATCGCGGTGATGCCTTCGCGCAACATCGCAGTGGTCCGGCTTGGGCTCACGCCGCGGCGCGACGGCTATGACGTCCTCCGCCTCGTGCGAGAGGTCGTCCGGCTCGGTGAATAG
- a CDS encoding DUF3419 family protein has protein sequence MTHVTHEPGFVRNRRLRDALLQHGPLSRKGFSERLFGILFSGLVYPQIWEDPDVDMAAMEVTSGHRLVTIGSGGCNVLAYLSQSPGRIDVVDLNLHHIALNRLKLAAFRHLPSRADVVRMFGMENVRSNSASFDIFLAPNLDPQTRSYWERRRWNGRRRIDAFDRNIYRSGLLGRFIATGHLLARLHGVDLTEFSKTRSLREQRLFFDTQIAPLFDKPLIRWLTSRKSSLFGLGIPPQQYDELARSSEDRTMAPILRQRLEKLACHFPLRDNYFAWQAFARRYPEKSEGCLPTYLRPENYLAIRENVDSVAVHHASVTELLASKPAASVDRYVLLDAQDWMTDDQLNDLWAEIGRTAAPGARVIFRTAGEPSILEGRVRGAILRRWAYLSERSQELTLQDRSAIYGGLHIYELRG, from the coding sequence ATGACCCATGTAACGCACGAACCAGGCTTTGTTCGCAACAGGCGGCTCAGGGACGCGCTCCTTCAGCACGGCCCCCTCAGCCGGAAGGGCTTTTCAGAGCGACTGTTCGGCATTCTGTTCTCAGGTCTCGTCTACCCGCAGATCTGGGAAGACCCAGACGTGGACATGGCGGCGATGGAGGTGACATCCGGCCACCGTCTCGTCACCATCGGCTCTGGTGGCTGCAACGTCCTCGCCTATCTCAGCCAGTCACCCGGCCGGATCGATGTGGTGGATCTCAACCTGCACCACATCGCGCTCAACCGGCTGAAGCTTGCGGCCTTCCGCCACTTGCCTTCGCGGGCCGACGTCGTGCGGATGTTCGGAATGGAGAATGTTCGCAGCAACAGCGCATCATTCGACATATTCCTCGCACCCAATCTCGATCCGCAGACCCGTTCCTACTGGGAACGGCGCCGGTGGAATGGGCGTCGCCGCATCGACGCCTTCGACCGGAACATCTATCGCAGCGGCCTGCTCGGGCGCTTCATCGCCACAGGTCACCTGCTCGCCCGCCTTCACGGGGTAGACCTGACCGAATTTTCCAAGACGCGTTCGCTACGCGAACAGCGGCTCTTCTTCGATACGCAGATCGCGCCACTTTTCGACAAGCCCCTCATACGCTGGCTGACCAGCCGCAAAAGCTCACTCTTCGGCCTCGGCATCCCTCCGCAGCAGTATGACGAACTTGCCCGCAGCAGCGAGGACCGCACGATGGCGCCGATCCTGCGCCAGCGGCTGGAAAAGCTCGCATGCCACTTTCCGCTGCGCGACAATTATTTCGCCTGGCAGGCCTTTGCCCGTCGCTACCCGGAGAAGAGCGAGGGTTGCCTGCCGACCTATCTCCGCCCGGAAAACTATCTCGCCATCCGGGAGAATGTGGACAGCGTGGCCGTTCATCATGCAAGCGTCACCGAACTCCTCGCCAGCAAGCCAGCCGCTTCGGTCGATCGCTATGTTCTTCTCGATGCGCAGGACTGGATGACGGACGACCAGTTGAACGACCTCTGGGCGGAAATCGGACGAACCGCGGCGCCTGGTGCCCGGGTGATCTTCCGGACCGCCGGCGAGCCCAGCATCCTGGAAGGGCGGGTTCGCGGCGCGATCCTGCGTCGTTGGGCCTATCTGAGCGAGCGATCGCAGGAACTGACGCTTCAGGACCGGTCGGCTATCTACGGAGGCCTCCACATCTACGAGTTGCGCGGATGA
- a CDS encoding class I SAM-dependent methyltransferase — MTETEARQEGASHAERMDRMYRHQRHSYNLTRKYYLLGRDRAIRGLQLPSEGRLLEVGCGTGRNLLAAHRRYPDARLYGLDISAQMLASAHRHFEDTAIRPRFLRADATRFSPADFGTDGFDRVLISYALSMIPDWEGAIDTAIAALAPGGSLHIVDFGQQEGLPHWFRSFLVGWLRRFHVTPRTGLQKALEDRLEQADADMIFEEIFGGYAWHAILRKRGG, encoded by the coding sequence ATGACGGAAACTGAGGCCCGGCAGGAAGGTGCTTCCCACGCCGAGCGCATGGATCGCATGTACCGCCACCAGCGGCACAGCTATAATCTCACGCGCAAATACTACCTCCTGGGCCGTGACCGGGCCATCCGAGGTTTGCAGCTGCCTTCCGAGGGGCGACTGCTGGAGGTGGGATGCGGCACCGGTCGGAACCTCCTCGCCGCTCATCGCCGCTACCCTGATGCCCGCCTCTACGGGCTCGACATCTCCGCCCAGATGCTCGCCAGCGCCCACCGACACTTCGAGGACACGGCTATCCGTCCCCGATTCTTGCGCGCCGACGCCACCCGTTTCAGCCCGGCTGACTTTGGTACGGATGGTTTCGATCGGGTGCTGATCTCCTACGCCCTCTCGATGATCCCCGATTGGGAAGGCGCGATCGATACCGCCATCGCGGCCCTTGCCCCCGGCGGCTCCCTGCACATCGTCGATTTCGGCCAGCAGGAAGGTCTTCCCCACTGGTTCCGGTCTTTCCTCGTCGGGTGGCTGAGACGCTTCCACGTGACGCCGCGGACCGGCTTGCAGAAGGCACTGGAGGACAGGCTGGAGCAAGCCGACGCCGACATGATCTTCGAGGAGATCTTCGGCGGCTATGCTTGGCACGCGATCCTGCGAAAGCGCGGCGGCTGA
- a CDS encoding glycoside hydrolase family 25 protein gives MYRLPLVLLTAALLLNGCTVAAYDALSTESIAKPRFGDNDPVDFGQRHPHLHDVHGIDVSKWNGEIDWQAARKSGVAFAFIKATEGKDRVDSSFARNWRGAAAAGLPHAPYHFYYFCSTADEQADWFIRNVPKSAVRLPPVLDAEWNHASPTCRLRPPPATVRASLQRFMDRIEAHYGKRPIIYTTVDFHRDNLVGHFDDYHFWVRSTAAHPENIYASRTWAFWQYTATGVVPGVNGNTDINVFAGTQKNWQAWVASVTD, from the coding sequence ATGTACCGGCTCCCCCTCGTGCTCCTGACGGCGGCGCTCCTGCTCAACGGTTGCACGGTCGCCGCCTATGACGCGCTCAGTACGGAGTCGATCGCGAAGCCGCGTTTCGGGGACAACGATCCTGTCGATTTCGGACAGCGGCACCCGCACCTGCACGACGTTCACGGCATCGACGTTTCCAAGTGGAACGGCGAGATCGACTGGCAGGCAGCGCGGAAGTCCGGTGTCGCCTTTGCGTTTATCAAGGCCACGGAAGGCAAGGACCGGGTGGATTCGAGTTTCGCGCGCAACTGGCGTGGCGCGGCTGCTGCGGGCCTTCCGCACGCGCCCTACCACTTCTACTATTTCTGTTCGACTGCCGACGAACAGGCGGACTGGTTCATCCGAAACGTTCCCAAGTCAGCCGTGCGCCTGCCCCCCGTTCTGGATGCAGAATGGAACCACGCCTCCCCCACCTGCAGACTGCGGCCGCCGCCCGCCACGGTCCGTGCCTCCCTGCAGCGCTTCATGGACCGGATCGAGGCCCATTACGGCAAGCGGCCGATCATCTACACCACGGTCGACTTCCACAGGGACAATCTCGTCGGCCATTTCGACGACTACCACTTCTGGGTCCGCTCCACCGCGGCGCACCCGGAGAACATCTATGCGTCGAGAACCTGGGCCTTCTGGCAATACACCGCGACCGGCGTGGTCCCGGGCGTCAATGGCAACACGGACATCAACGTCTTTGCGGGAACGCAGAAGAACTGGCAGGCCTGGGTCGCTTCGGTGACCGACTGA
- a CDS encoding lytic murein transglycosylase produces MSSVRSLILAALVSSGIALPAAAQSCGGDLGVFLEGVKEEAVAKGIPADVADRALSGARIDQKVLSRDRAQGVFKQTFLEFSQRTVSKARLDIGSQKIKQYADVFQRAEQEFGVPPGVIAAFWAMETDFGVVQGDFNTRDALVTLAHDCRRPELFRPQLLALIEMVQHGDLDPTTNTGAWAGEIGQVQMLPEDIIAYGVDGDGDGHVNVKQSSPDAILTAAKFIQSLGFRRGEPWIQEVTLPADLPWEKTGLGNEVPASDWFAMGVQPRDGSTGFASLPAALVLPQGRNGPAFLTYPNFNIYLEWNQSFIYTTSAAYFATRLMGAPTYQKGNPEAGLDDAAMKALQTKLQSLGHDVGKVDGILGSGTRRAVQKEQARLGIPADGWPTQQLLQAL; encoded by the coding sequence ATGTCGTCTGTCCGAAGCCTGATCCTCGCGGCCCTCGTGTCGAGCGGCATCGCCTTGCCTGCAGCTGCCCAGAGCTGCGGCGGAGACCTCGGCGTCTTCCTTGAGGGCGTCAAGGAGGAAGCGGTGGCGAAAGGCATTCCCGCCGACGTCGCGGACCGCGCACTTTCCGGCGCACGGATCGACCAGAAGGTGCTTTCACGCGACCGGGCGCAGGGCGTCTTCAAGCAGACCTTCCTGGAATTCTCCCAGCGAACGGTCAGCAAGGCGCGTCTCGACATCGGCAGCCAGAAGATCAAGCAGTACGCGGATGTCTTTCAGCGTGCGGAGCAGGAGTTCGGCGTCCCTCCTGGAGTCATTGCTGCATTCTGGGCGATGGAAACCGACTTTGGGGTCGTCCAGGGCGACTTCAACACCCGCGACGCGCTGGTGACGCTGGCTCATGACTGCCGTCGTCCGGAGCTGTTCCGGCCTCAATTGCTCGCGCTGATCGAAATGGTGCAGCACGGCGACCTCGATCCGACAACCAATACCGGAGCCTGGGCGGGCGAGATCGGCCAGGTACAGATGCTGCCCGAGGATATCATCGCCTATGGCGTGGACGGCGACGGCGACGGGCATGTCAACGTCAAGCAAAGTTCGCCGGACGCCATCCTGACGGCCGCGAAGTTCATCCAGAGCCTCGGCTTCCGCCGTGGCGAACCATGGATACAGGAAGTCACCCTGCCGGCCGACCTTCCATGGGAGAAGACGGGCCTCGGCAACGAGGTGCCGGCTTCCGACTGGTTTGCAATGGGCGTTCAGCCGCGAGATGGGAGTACGGGTTTCGCCTCTCTGCCCGCGGCACTGGTTCTGCCGCAGGGACGCAATGGCCCGGCCTTTCTGACCTACCCCAACTTCAACATCTATCTCGAGTGGAATCAGTCCTTCATCTACACCACCTCGGCGGCCTATTTCGCGACGCGGCTGATGGGCGCGCCGACCTACCAGAAGGGCAATCCCGAGGCGGGGCTGGATGACGCGGCGATGAAGGCCCTTCAGACCAAGCTGCAGTCCCTCGGGCACGATGTCGGCAAGGTTGACGGCATCCTCGGCTCCGGCACCCGTCGTGCCGTTCAGAAGGAGCAAGCGAGGCTCGGCATTCCGGCCGATGGCTGGCCGACACAACAGCTGCTGCAGGCTCTCTGA
- a CDS encoding DMT family transporter: MTSSAPRLTTTSWSLLMLLGLIWGGSFFFARIAVLEVPPFTLVLLRLSLAALALHIYLRGRFGLFATLRSHWREFAIMGFINNALPHTLIFFGQTEIGAGLASILNATTPIWTVLIANRWTADEKLTTAKMVGCLTGLAGTAVLLGPALMSAAHAPLWALSLPVLAAICYGVAGTFGKRFRQIPAPVTATGQLTASSLMMLPLALLADQPWTLPVPSTTAILAILGLALISTAFAYLLFFRILTLAGATNTSLVTLLVPPSAILLGALFLGERLALTDMVRLVLIALGLLVLDGRILEATGRSRRSRHSS, encoded by the coding sequence ATGACCTCCTCCGCCCCTCGCCTGACGACGACCTCATGGTCCCTGCTGATGCTTCTCGGGCTGATCTGGGGCGGGTCCTTCTTCTTCGCGCGGATCGCCGTGCTGGAAGTGCCGCCATTCACACTCGTCCTCCTGCGGCTATCGCTGGCGGCGCTGGCCCTGCACATTTACCTGCGCGGGCGCTTCGGCCTCTTCGCAACACTGCGCAGCCACTGGCGCGAATTCGCGATCATGGGCTTCATCAACAACGCGCTGCCCCACACGCTGATCTTCTTCGGCCAAACGGAGATCGGTGCCGGCCTCGCCTCCATTCTCAACGCGACCACGCCGATCTGGACCGTGCTGATCGCCAACCGCTGGACCGCGGACGAAAAGCTCACCACGGCGAAGATGGTCGGGTGCCTTACCGGCCTTGCCGGAACCGCGGTTCTGCTCGGTCCAGCCTTGATGTCTGCCGCGCATGCACCGCTTTGGGCACTCTCGCTGCCGGTCCTGGCTGCGATCTGCTACGGAGTTGCCGGCACCTTCGGCAAGCGCTTCCGTCAGATACCGGCTCCGGTCACAGCCACCGGGCAATTGACCGCATCCTCCCTCATGATGCTGCCGCTTGCCCTTCTCGCCGACCAGCCCTGGACGCTTCCCGTTCCCAGCACGACGGCGATCCTCGCCATTCTCGGACTCGCGCTGATATCCACCGCCTTCGCCTATCTGCTGTTCTTCCGGATCCTTACCCTCGCCGGCGCCACCAATACATCCCTCGTCACGCTCCTTGTTCCTCCGAGCGCAATCCTTCTCGGCGCGCTCTTTCTCGGCGAGCGACTCGCCCTGACGGACATGGTTAGGCTCGTCCTCATCGCACTCGGCCTCCTGGTCCTCGATGGACGGATTCTGGAGGCCACAGGGAGGTCACGCCGCAGCCGGCACAGCAGCTGA
- the metF gene encoding methylenetetrahydrofolate reductase [NAD(P)H] codes for MTPTLPPQKSFGLSFEFFPPRSADMEGQLWDAVLDLGAWNPDFVSVTYGAGGSTKAPTLSVVRRLIRETALSTAAHLTCVDASRDETRSVVEEFRAAGVRRIVALRGDPASGVGTEYRPHADGYANAADLVAGLREIGNFDISVSAYPEKHPESADLAFDIEMLKRKADAGAARALTQFFFDNDVYERYLEKVRAAGIDMPIVPGIMPIQNLTQLKRFAGRCGASVPTFLDSRFEGYDDKPEDRAKVAADVAAEQIDDLLNLGVTDFHIYTMNRSGLVNQVLEQLGRARRAQADAAA; via the coding sequence ATGACACCGACGCTCCCGCCGCAGAAATCCTTCGGGCTTTCGTTCGAGTTCTTTCCGCCGCGCTCAGCCGATATGGAAGGGCAGTTGTGGGACGCCGTCCTCGACCTCGGCGCCTGGAACCCCGACTTCGTTTCCGTCACCTACGGAGCTGGTGGCTCCACCAAGGCACCGACGCTTTCGGTCGTCCGGCGTCTCATTCGCGAGACTGCTCTTTCGACGGCCGCGCACCTCACCTGCGTTGACGCCTCCCGGGATGAAACGCGCAGCGTCGTGGAAGAATTCCGCGCCGCCGGTGTACGCCGGATCGTTGCCCTGCGAGGCGATCCCGCCAGTGGCGTCGGGACCGAGTACAGGCCGCATGCAGACGGCTATGCCAATGCGGCCGACCTGGTGGCGGGATTACGGGAGATCGGCAACTTCGACATCTCGGTCTCCGCCTATCCGGAGAAGCATCCGGAAAGCGCCGACCTTGCCTTCGACATCGAGATGCTGAAACGCAAGGCGGATGCCGGCGCGGCGCGCGCGCTGACGCAGTTCTTCTTCGACAACGATGTCTACGAGCGCTATCTCGAAAAGGTGCGGGCCGCAGGCATCGATATGCCGATCGTGCCGGGAATCATGCCCATCCAGAACCTGACGCAGCTGAAGCGTTTCGCGGGACGTTGCGGAGCCTCCGTTCCTACCTTTCTCGACAGCCGTTTCGAGGGCTATGACGACAAACCGGAGGATCGCGCCAAGGTGGCCGCAGATGTCGCTGCCGAACAGATCGATGATCTCCTCAATCTCGGTGTGACCGATTTCCACATCTACACGATGAACCGCTCCGGCCTCGTAAACCAGGTGCTGGAGCAGCTGGGCCGGGCGCGGCGCGCTCAGGCGGACGCTGCGGCATAA
- a CDS encoding ArsR/SmtB family transcription factor, translated as MGHSLDTLVDVLKTAGEPTRFRLLALVAAGDLTVTDLTEILGQSQPRISRHLKLLAEEDLIERYQEGAWAYFRLKREGTAAALVRTLLTAVSIDDPILARDRERLATVKQARAERAQAYFSRNAAEWDELRRLHVSDAVVEKALLKLVGRTPVDSLLDLGTGTGWILQLLSEVYRRAVGIDASRDMLSVARANLDKAGIVKASVRQGDILNLPLDGQDFDLVTIHQVLHFLDQPERAIAEAARVLRPGGRLLIVDLAPHNLEYLRDEHAHVRLGFSHETMAEWLEKVGLDVQEVVDLAADRQGGPSLTATVWLARDRRLLIADAPAAKEMTPA; from the coding sequence ATGGGGCATTCCCTCGATACCTTGGTGGACGTACTGAAGACTGCCGGTGAGCCCACCCGCTTCCGCCTGCTCGCGCTGGTGGCTGCCGGCGACCTCACCGTCACTGATCTTACCGAAATCCTTGGCCAGTCGCAGCCGCGCATTTCCCGGCACCTGAAGCTGCTCGCCGAAGAAGACCTGATCGAACGATACCAGGAAGGGGCGTGGGCCTATTTCCGTCTTAAGCGGGAGGGCACGGCGGCCGCGCTCGTCCGGACGTTGCTCACTGCCGTTTCCATCGACGACCCGATTCTCGCACGTGACCGGGAGCGCCTGGCGACGGTGAAGCAGGCGAGGGCGGAACGGGCGCAGGCCTATTTCAGTCGCAATGCCGCCGAATGGGACGAGTTGAGGCGTCTGCATGTCAGCGACGCCGTCGTCGAAAAGGCGCTGTTAAAGCTGGTCGGGCGTACCCCGGTGGATTCGCTGCTCGATCTCGGAACCGGCACGGGTTGGATCCTCCAGCTGCTTTCCGAAGTCTATCGCCGTGCCGTGGGCATAGATGCGAGCCGCGACATGCTCTCGGTCGCCCGGGCCAACCTCGACAAGGCGGGTATCGTGAAGGCGTCTGTGCGGCAGGGCGATATTCTCAACCTGCCGCTCGATGGGCAGGACTTCGATCTCGTCACCATCCACCAGGTTCTTCACTTTCTGGACCAGCCGGAGCGGGCGATAGCCGAGGCGGCGCGCGTCCTTCGTCCCGGCGGCCGTCTGCTGATCGTCGATCTTGCGCCTCACAATCTCGAATACCTGCGCGATGAACATGCCCATGTCCGGCTCGGCTTCTCTCACGAGACGATGGCCGAGTGGCTAGAGAAGGTCGGGCTCGATGTGCAGGAGGTTGTTGATCTTGCAGCCGACCGGCAGGGAGGCCCGTCGCTGACCGCGACTGTGTGGCTCGCCAGGGACCGTCGCCTGTTGATCGCCGACGCTCCCGCCGCCAAGGAAATGACTCCGGCCTGA